In a single window of the Pseudorca crassidens isolate mPseCra1 chromosome 9, mPseCra1.hap1, whole genome shotgun sequence genome:
- the LOC137230423 gene encoding calcitonin receptor-stimulating peptide 1-like — MVFWKFPPFLVLSILVLYQAGVLHSSPFRLAFDSHFDPATLNEEEFRLLLAAMVNDYEQMRARELEKEQKTRGSSITARKRACNTATCTTHRLAGLLSRSGSMVKSNMLPTKMGFKVFGGRRRNFWI; from the exons ATGGTCTTCTGGAAGTTCCCCCCCTTCCTGGTCCTCAGCATCCTGGTCTTGTACCAGGCAGGCGTGCTCCACTCATCGCCATTCAG GTTGGCTTTTGATAGTCATTTTGATCCTGCTACACTCAATGAGGAGGAATTCCGCCTCCTACTGGCTGCAATGGTGAATGACTATGAGCAGATGAGGGCCCGTGAGCTGGAGAAGGAGCAGAAGACACGGGGCTCCAG CATCACTGCCCGGAAGAGAGCCTGCAACACTGCAACCTGCACGACCCATCGGCTGGCAGGCTTGCTGAGCAGATCTGGGAGCATGGTGAAGAGCAACATGTTGCCCACCAAGATGGGCTTCAAAGTCTTTGGTGGGCGTCGCAGGAACTTTTGGATCTGA